From the genome of Pungitius pungitius chromosome 20, fPunPun2.1, whole genome shotgun sequence:
AACTTACAGTACAAGCTATTTTAATATGTACACATCATCTCatttacattattacacattacaaatacaaatgttgctatttcaaattaaaatgttttatgcaAGAACCAAAAGGCTGAATGGAATTCATTACATTACTCTCTTGTTGAGTCGCGCTGTGCGATTACACAAAGGTCTGAAAAACACTCGTCCGGCATTTGTATCCGTCTCCAACAAAGAAGGAAACACGCTGCATAATGAAGAAGAATATTGCAACAAagggggccgccgccgccgccgccctgcaGCTACGGCTCTAAATATCTTGCTTTCCACAGTTTTGAGAAGAGATTTATATGGCATTAagtaattggattttttttttttctggctggtTTCACACTGGCTTTGGAGGCTGTGCGATGGAGGCCTCGTCTCACGCAGTTTCATCCACATCGGCTGCTGCCCGATTGACAGAAACCCGGCACCGCGGGCCCAGAAATTGCCTCCCTGGTTCTGGACCGCTGAGCACAATCTGAGCCCGGGCAAAGCACGGCGGCGTGCTAGGTGAGGGTCACGTGATGTAAAGGTGAGGGAaaggagagggaaaggagatttttttttttttttactgctgtcaATCAACTCaacaagtgtgtatgtgtgtgtgtgtgtgtgtgtgtgtgtgtgtgtgtgcaccgaTCCCACAGGAGAGTGTTGTTGTCACACTGCAGCCTGTGAATAAACATTCAATGCATCCATCTCTTTGTGTGCTGAGCCTCCcattcagaccccccccccccacacacaggctATTCTCTTCTCATTGACAGTAATGATGCACCGATGCATCTTCTACAGGACTTATAGGTCAGCATAATAGTTGAAACCTTCTCACTTCCAAGCTTTTCAGGTGCACGAAgctaaatttaaactaaatccGTGGGTGACAGTGACAAACGCTTTCAGCAGCCTCCACATTTCTCAGGCCTTTTATAACTTCTGTGCATAGCAGATAACCTTTACTGTAACCAATTAAAATGTAGATCTTATTAGGGTTCATTATCTTCTACTGTGTGAGCAGATACATTCTCGGGAAAGAGACTAGATGTTCCACTCTGTTCACCAGCTGGTTCCTAACTTTGCTGAAaagaattttctttttcctttaccTGTAAATTAGAACCTCGTCATCGGAGCAGTTGTACTGGAGCTGGTACATCTTCACCTTCGGGGAGGACTTGCTCACCGTCCACTTGACCAGCGCCGAGACGGCCGTCACCTCGGAGACGGACACGCTCCTCTCCGGCgggccgcccccgccgccgccgcctttgCTGATCCTGCTGCTCCCCGTGATGTCCGAGAGGCGGGACTTGGGTGGCGCCGGCTGCCCGGTGCCGTTGCTGAGGTGGGGGAGCTGGACGATGGACACCTCCACGGAGGCGGTGGACTCCCCGGCCACGTTGGCCGCTATGCAGGTGAACGTGCCGTAGTCCTTGGACGTGGTGATGGTGATGCTCAGGGTCCCGTTGCCGTACACGGCAGTCCGGGACGAGTTGCCCAGCAGCCGGTCCTCGGGGGAGATCCAGTGGATGGTGGGCGGGGGGTCCCCGATGGCTTCGCACCGCAGGCCGGCGGTCTGCCCCTCCAGCACCAGCGTCCTGTGCGTGTGCTGCGTGATGAGCGGCGGCTGGcacacaaactcctcctccttcacgttCCAAAAGTAGCGGCCCTTCAGGGCCGGCGGGGAGGCGCAGGTCTCCAGGTCGTCGTCCCTCTCGAGCCGCCGCAGCCACAGCATCTCGCAGTTGCAGTGCAGCGGGTTTCCGCCCAGGCTCAGGGAGAGCTGCGGCGCGTAGGGAGTGGTCAACGTCATCGAGTCCTGGGCGCGGGCGAAGATGGGGTCCGGGGGAAGCTTCTGCAAGCGGTTCGAGGTCAGGTCCAACCTCGCCAGCCGGTCGAGGTCAGCGAAGGTGCCCTCCGGGATGAAGTCCAGCAGGTTGTGGTCCAGGCtcagctggtgcaggttgatCATCTGGCGGACAGAGTGCCAGGGCAGAGACACCAGGTTGTTGTAGGACAGGTCCACGTCCTCCAAGGAAGGCGCCAAGTCCTCCAAGGCCTTGTCGTGGATGCGTCCGAGCTGGTTGTTGTTAACGATGAGGTGCTGCAGGTTGACCAGGCCTCTCAGGTCATCGGGGCCCAGCTCGGTCAAGCGGTTGTTGTCCAGGTGGAGAGAGCGCAGGGTTTCCAGGTCGCCAAAGGAGAAGGGCTGAATGTAGCTGATGGTGTTCCTGGAGAGGGTCAGGTCCACCAGGTCCGTCATGTTGGCAAAGTCCTGCTGGGTAACGCGCAGGATGTAGTTGCCTCCCAGCCGGAGCTCCACCGTGCTGCGGTCGATGTCCAGAGGCACGAAAAGAAGGCCTTTGGCGGGACACAATGTCCCCAGGGATTCGGACAGATTCTGGCACACACAGTACTTGGGGCACGCACAGGTGGTCATCACCGTGGCTCCCAGGaccagcaggcagcagaggatgTGCTCCATGGTGGAGTCATACACGGGAACCTGAGTGAGAAACAGAGAAACACGGACTGATGAGATCAAAGTggacttttattattttgtatctGCATAGggacatttttcattattagGAATCTTTGTGAGTCGGGAAAAGTGCCTTTGCACTAAAGTAACCCTAATTTACTAGTCCCTAATGACAACAATCTGACCCAAACAATGTGACCCAAATACGAGTATGAGAGTATGAATATCAATTTCTCTTTAGGAAATCACATATTAATGGGCAGGAAGAATAGGACGAGGATCGTGTTACTACGGGATATATAAAGCATCTAGACAGTGGAATTCTAGTCAAAACAATATCTTTTCCACAATGAGCATCATAGATTTTGTATCATgggccctcggggggggggggggggggcccgaaaCAGCCACTACCGGGGACGTCAGGTGACAGCATCCTGCTGTAACCGTGGTGATAAGCAGCGTTTTTATGGGATCCGTGTCATAAATTAACATATCTCGGTAGTCGAATGAAACAGGACcattgcagcccccccccccccccccccctcgttagcCCACTTTTACTGGAGAGACAACGACGCACCTGCTGTTCTATTTAtgcatttctcctttttttcccccactcgCCATAATCTCCGTGACACGCAGTGTAATAACTCCGATTTACACTTCATTTCACGCGGCGCCATTATTCACTATTATTATTCAGGACACAGATGcggatgaaataaaataaacagaaggCTGTCCCAAATGAACCGAGATTATCCCGTATTTTCTTGCTGCCTCACACCCACACGTGAAtgcacacatctgcacacacacacatctgcacacacacacacacacacacgcacacacacacacacacacacacagatggctgCACACACTGAAATGTCCCAACGCCGACCCATCTCCGAGCGACTCGTGCTGCACGAGGTTTCCctgcaaagacccccccccccccgacccgatGAGCGTCTAATGGAGATAGACATATAGGTCTTGGtgcgtttcggggggggggggaggggggggagggcgcaTGTTATCagctgccgggggggggctcggtgCGGCTCCTGACGGATGCTGCTGGACCTCATGGGGCCACACCAGGCTGCGGCTTTTCACTGCCCAGGTGGACGTGTGGGGCGGGGgcggtatgggggggggggggcacttatcTGAGCACAGCCAGGCCCACATGGTCCCCGAAGATAGACTCGGGAACACGGGGCTCAGACAATTCCGCTACTGCTTTTCGTCCCATTGTGAAAGATTTAAGTCAATATTGAATTTCCTCCACATTCACAGCTTCCCCCGACTGCCTGATGCAAGCGGAAATTTCATTTCGGCGCGAGCTCCGTGGGGTTTGGAGCTTGCACGGACGGCAGCTGGGTTTGAATAGCAAAATATACAGAGCCGCAGTGTGTCTCCTGGTAGCACAATACatcccaaaaaaatgaaataaagtaaagtaaaatggGAGCCTGGATCCCAAGGTCCCTTCACTGTGTGGTTGAACTGTTACCTGCAGATGTGGGCGCTGAAGCTACTTATCCAAACTCTGTGCAAGGGGAGTTACAGGAGATAAGTTCCTGTGCTTATATCACAGCTAAAGAGCTTTTTTAAATAGTAAACTTTGCACTGGTGTCAGTCTGCGACAACAGCACGGAAACGCCGAATTCCATTCAAAGTTGGAAGAGGACGGTGGACACCTGCAGGTCCCAGATTGCGTGCGTCCTGTGGGCTTTGCAAGAGGTCCAGCGCCAACGACTCCTCGTCGTGTCAGATCGCCGAACGGCAGGCTTTCGCTTTAATTCCCCCTTTCAGAAATGTGCTTTGTGGGGCCCTGTGAGTAAACCAAACCACAGGAAGGACGCGGAGAATCAATTTTGCAGTTTGTCTTTAAAGGTGAATCGAGTTCCCTCGCAAAGAAATAGATGTTTTCTCCATTGCAGCAAAAACCCCGGGTGTCTCCTGGAGGCCCAACGGACACAAATACCCACTTTAATATGTAATTGTGTCggcttgtttttcatttcatgcatCCCGCTTTCAGATCGCATGTTTGTCGGCCGCAGCCGGCTCACGCAGCGGCAACGCGAGTGGGCCGGGGGAATGTGGGAGGGTGTATTTATGCAGCTCCACCGAGCTCCGACGCGCACAGTCCTTGACTCATTTACACcaaacgtcccccccccacccccgaaacCCACGAAGACAAACCGCAGGTCGAGTGCCCCTCCCGACGTGTGCTCGGTTGGCGCATCGCTGCTGTTTCCACGTCACCGGGGGCTAAAGAAGTTACTCTTCATCTTCTATTCacgtttcttttttaatatgcCACGTCATGTTCTGCAGCGACGAGGGCTCGGCTCGGATGTGACAATCGGACTTATCGCATCCACGGGatttgaaaggggggggggggggggagggtgcggGGGCGTAAGCCTGCGTGTTGAAACGTCGGAGCAGGATCAGGGCCCTGATATTCGGTCTAATCTGCGAGTCAGACGAGCTCCACATTAGCGCTCCCCCCAccgtcgtttttttttgggagCAGCTCTAAGCAGCTCTAGTATCTGCCTCAtcgtcttcggggggggggggggctgccgagTCGGCGCGACGCTGCATTGAGTTTGCACTTTGGGGGCGGATGAGCGCAGAGTGCGCAGCTCAATAGAGACGGGTGAAGTTGTGACTGTGTTGACTGCTGTGGTGCAAAGACTTGACATCGATGTCTCTTTCCAGAGATCCTGACACGGTGACTTGAGATGGAAAGAAAGTGCAAGTCACTGCAGCCAAAAAcaccaccctcacacacacacacacacacacactcacacacacacactcacagacacacagcgtTGTGATGAAGTGACTACacacagcatcagcatcagcactTGACCTGCACCGAGGTGATGAGACTAAACGACTGCGCATtataaaaagcatttttacaCGCCGCGTACGGATGCTGACGCTTGTGTTTGCTCAAATCACCGGGGTCAATCAcagcccgacacacacacacgcacacacacacacacacgcacacacgcacacacacgcggcaCTATACTTTGCAATGTGTCTGTGTCAGCTGCAGTGCCAGTTTGATTCCTCCCGAATGGCTGCAAGTGTTTTTGTAGTTACACCGATCGCATTTATCAAACGCGACGGGGGAGGCGTTTTCATGGGGggccacatgggggggggggggggggggggggggggggggggtgaagatcaGCTGACTCAGCGGGGCCGAGGCAGAGGAAAACAGTCCCTCCACACTTCATCTGTGgctccgcctccctctctctctctctctctctctctctctcgctcagccAAAGTGGAAGTGACATCATGGAAACGGCTTCTCCTCCGTGGCGTGACAACAGCGGCGctccagcgagggggggggggattttacaTTTGAGATGTAAAGGAGGGGACCACAACGAGTACGGGaggaactttaaaagccaaagGGTTCTTCAGCGTCGGTGCAGAGCAGTTTCATGGTGACAAGcctctgacaccccccccccccccccccccccccccaacgggcCAGATCACCGCGGGCATCGCTTCAGTTGGACGAGTTAAGGGAGCCTGGAGATCGGTGTCTCAAAAAgtgcactgtgtgtttgtttgaatgaattaaaGCGCACGTCTGAATGACTTTCTCAGTATCCAGCGACATAAAACATTGGTTTTGAATGTTACTTCCTGTTGGTAACATGTGGACAGCTGTGACACTTATACAGGTGTGCAAACGTGGTACGAAATACCGCCAGAACCTGGACAAAAGCCCGCGGCGCCGAGCTCACGTCCCGAGGACACGGAGAGGACACGGAGAGGACGCCTCCTCGACCTCTCTTCTCTGCGCCGGAGGTCACTGACCTCCACACTCGGGCCTCTCCAGAGAGAtaacacacacccccccctgaTGGCGGAGGtcagctgatggaggtgggagcGGGGATTTCTTACTTCAGAGAAaacatccgggggggggggggcgggttgcaCGGAGGACACGGCGGAAGGTTTTGCAAAAGTTTAATGGCAAACTTCAATCTTCAAAGGGAAGAGATCATGATTCGGTTTGAAATAGAACCCTTTATTCTCCTCTGCTGCGCTTTCAAAGAGCACTTTAGATTTTTGCATTAAATGGGGCGCTCGGGgcttacctccccccccccgcacagcgACTCCCTCAAGGTCGAGTTTTTTAAGCAGCATTGTCTTGTTTTTATCTTACTGTTGTTGCTTTTTCCCATCGTGCCAGAAAtcgttattttattatttgtcgATATTCTCGTTCCTTCCTTTCACGTTGTTCTCCTGCTGTAACCTTGGCACAATAATTAACCGGGGGCGGATGAATCATATCTCACGCGTTGTGGTTTAAGACAGAGGCAGAGGTACGCACAAATGTTGGTTGCCAGGGCAACGGTTTTCCTTAATTCCTTAAGAATAGTCTGTGAAGAACGTCGCACGATTCCCACAGTGAAATAGTGGCGATGGAGTTGCATGAATTAGCTCACAGGAGGCGGGTCGCcgtggagtggagtggagtggagtggagtggagtggaaCGCGTCCGGAGCAGCAGGTGGTCCTTCACAAGTCGCCCTTGAGCAAAGCGCTCGGGCTCCGTGCCGCCGGTCGGACGGGAGCAGCCCCGCGATCCGAACATCAGCTGGATGTCAAATGTGTGAAATGTTAAATCACCGCTTCGACGAGGCTCCGGGACactcaaggacacacacacacacccacacacacactaaactttACCTACACACCGCACACCATCTCACTTTGATGTTCTTtactctctgctctgctcctgATTATTTATGACGTTCCCTGCACCAAGACCTGCCTCTGCAGCTACAAGCGAGTCATAACAGGCATCCATTATGCATGCGGCTCAGCGCGCACGTCTCCCGGACTCCGGGCGTccgggggccccccccccccgcctcgcgtTTGGGGGAAATGGACTTCCCCCTAAACGCGAGGCGGCAGGCGATGGACGACCCACTGCGGCGCTCTGTTGGAAAAGTCACGCGATAAACCTTCTCTTAATTCAAAAGGCGCCGTCGTCACCTTCTCACATCGCCATCGCCGTTCATCGTGATCGACCCGAGGAGAACTTTTCTAGATGGTGGAGGTATCAGTGAAGTGGAAACATGAGTCCTCTTCGTGTACTGGTGGCTTCATCGTTAAAGGCCTCACCGTCAAAGTCAGTCAAGGTCAAAGCCTGCAGCGATGGAAAATGGGACATGTCTCTAGAAGCTTTCCCTGAGGAAGCAGTTTCAtaaggggggcgtgggggggtccAACATCTTAACCGTATTTGTTGAACATTTATTCGATCGGAGGTGAGGACGCAGCAGCTGGCCTGACAATTGGAAATCTTTTAACCTCCAATTAATCCCCCAGCTGCGTCTCACAGGTCATTCGGGTCCTGATGGGAGTGGAACTGGTTTGTTTTCTACTTAGTCTGGGTCCCCTTTTTTTCACTTATTTCACTATTGTCCACAAAAATGCTTGTTCTCCATTTATAAACGTCCCAAGTTTCCTGGACTTTATTCAGCATATTGAGAATGCTCTTTTTGGCTCAAAGGCACAAACAGCGAGTCGGTCCTCCAACGCTCATCTTGACCTCCAGATGACCTGCGACCATTAAAACTAATAATCGCATTCGTGTTGGAATGTGAACTAAATGTTGAGGCTTGTGGTAAAAGGCCCTCAAGAAAAGTGGCCAATACATTCACTTCCTCCCAAAGCGACATGATGAAAGTCAACTGTGTTTCTGCAATTTGATTGGCAGCTGTTTATTTGGGGGACACGGTGAAGGGAGGCGGGCTTAACACAGCCTCGTAAAAACCTCCTTATTCTTTTCCGTCAACCCTCACAAATGCAATTGTGTCCAAAGTATCGTCAAACTAAGAAAGTTTGAGGGGATTCCACACTGATTTAAACACAGCTCGGCATATTAAACGACACAGCTGCCATTAATCCCCTCTAAATGTCACACACTGTTCCTTTAACAAGAACGTACCTCATgagggaatttaaaaaaggtccACAAAGCAGACCATCCACCCACCCGATCACGGCCCGCTGGGCCGGCCGGGTTTGGAAGTCACGGGTTGTgaggacgacgatgatgatgatgatggtggtggtggtggtggtgattgCAGTCCCACTGCTTGCAAATGGAGTCCCTGCAGGCCTGGTGCACACAGACGGGTTTGATCAGCGCTTTCTGAGGCGCTGGGGCTAAACCCCTCATTAGTGCAGAGACGACAAACCCAACTGTCGAGCAAACGCGCGGCAAAAGGTGGCGTTTTTGCGCCGCGCGTCGCATCCGCCTCGTTGTTCTCAGCCTCCCAGTTTGAGGCTCATGTGGCTTCATATAAATTACCGCTCATCTACAAGCCGACGGGACGCGGCTCACTGGTTTCCTGCCGCCGCCGGGGAGGTTTTGTCGAGTTGATTCCGAGGCGAGTCTGATCCTCcacgcgggggggcggggggggggggggggcttttccttTCTGGGGGCCGCTGTGCAGCTGACCCACTTTTACCGTTTGTGGGCTTTGCTTTTCTCTGTTAAGGTGCTTCACTGCGAGTTCACCGCGGGCCGGATTGAGGCCGCTGACCGTAAAAAGAAAGCAATTAATTACcttataaaaatgtattgatggAACGCAGGGTAATCTGGAAGTAATGAAAGCAATTAAAGCACAATGCAATATTAATAAGGGAGGATTTATCTGCCCGAGGCCCACAAATTGCTCCTTCTCCCCAGGCGAGAACTACGGCCCCTCAACGCGCAGCTTGCATCCCGGGAAAAGGGCCAAAGACAAAGATTCAAAGAGGCATCGTTTACCGTCCTCCTCCACTGTCAGATAAGCCATTGGTGTAATGAaaagctgtctgtgtgtgtgtgtgtgtgtgtgtgtgtgtgtgtgtgtgtgtgtgtgtgtgtgtgggtatagTCTGACCGCATGGGGACAAGACGCCATCACACTGTTCATTTCAAAGCTCCACGCGTAGCGATGAAGCTTCCGGGCCAAGGCAGAGCCCGAAAAGAGCCCAGTAGGACATCAGCGTCTCCTCACACGCACGTTGGTCCAAATCGCTGCAGAACGGAGGACTCGACCACGAGACATTTAGTCCACAGGAAGCTGGATAGCTTTTGGTAGCTTTTTCTTGGACAGCTTCCACGGACTTGAAAGCATTGGTCGAGgtcatgaactcatgtttacagtgTTCACTGGAGCGAGCAGCGGGgtcattttctcattgacttcTACACAATCAGACTTCAgcggccccctgctggtcaggaggGAGAATGCAGATGTTGACACACCAAACAGTGATCTTAAGAAGGAGGTATTATAGTTAATACACGcaatgattccttttttttacaccagCATGTTAACATTGCAATGTGAACGTCATAATGGGGGGGTGTTTGTGCTGACGAAGCTACTCAGCAAGGTGAAATGTGACCGTTTAGAGAGCaaacctgaaaacactggcccAGAGACACCAGTTCGTCAGACTGGGATCCAGTTCACAGGGTTTCAACTGCAGGCTGCAGAGTAATGTTCAGCAAATGGAGACGGCGTCAGTGTCgtcctcccctgcccccccccaccccacccccccatttcAAATAGAGTTCCAGCTTGCAGAACATTAAATGAGACTAATCCAATTTTCACAAATTCAGCGGCATTTGCTGAATCATGAAAGCACATCATGgacatcgacacacacacacacacacacacacgcgcgcagcgATGTGCAGACATCTGGGGGACACGGTTGTTATCCGCGACAGCTTTTATTAAGCCACCGGTCTGTGACACGCTGAAACACATTCCCCATCCGAGCCGTGGctccttgaccccccccccctttttattaAACGCTGCACTGCGGCCCGGTGAAGGTTCACATGACATTTTAACAGACCCGACTGGGCCGCAGTGCACAGCGATGCTAATCTGTAGCCAACCTTTTAGGGGTAATGCAGCTAAAACCCATTAGTCTGCGgtctcactggggggggggtaagtgcCGCCACGCGCTTGAAGCCGCGTGCAATTGAATCCTTTCAAGCCTCACATGATACGATAGAACAGATATAATACGATTAATTAAATGGCTTTTGGCGGATTCAAAAGATTCCACATCAAGCAAAACATCTCCCAACGAAAAGTCAAATTTCTTGCTTCTTCTGCAGCTTTTCTCCGTGcagcccccccaacccccccgaaCAATAAGCGGTTCCCCTCGATCAAAACTGTTTAAAATGGCCCCACAAGACGggagacaaacaacaaaacgTATTACAGAAGTCAACTCAGTTGTGTGGCAGCAGAAGCTCCACTGCACCCACAATGCAGGCTGCTCTGCAGATGTTCCTCCCACAACGGGCGCGCAAAGGATTCCTGGACACAGAATCCATTTGAGTGGAATCCACGGAATTAATAATAAGTAGAACTTATTTGAGCCCAAATCTTTTCGTAAACGGAGTGGATTTGTTGCCTAAACCTCGCGTGATGAGGAGTGACTTCTTCATCGCATAGATGTCGGAACAACGTGTTTCTTCTTCAAGATGCTCCTGCAACAGTTCAATAGTTCAAAAATATTCACAATACACCACTTTCCCAAAGTCTCCCAATGCTAAAacgcttttcaaaataaagggaTGCGACTCCAGCCTCAGCTCATTACATGAAttctcctttcaaaataaactacacattttgttttaatgttagGTCTCAGCAGTAAAGTgagtatctctctctctctctctctctcagcggtTGAATCGACGTGGGTTGGATGCGTTGGacgaggtgggggtgggggcgggggcatCTCCATCCCTCTGCTCTGCAGGCGACAGGACTCTGAAGCCGCGGCAGCCTTAAAtccctgtttgtttgtctccagGTGTCtcactgacacccccccccctcgacccccccacccccgactcACAGTGACTCATAGAGCCGTGCTAGAGGGGCCAAATGCTGAAAAATTACGGCTCCCTCTGCAATTATCAACAATTATGTTGAGCTTGTGAGCGTGAAGGGGGAGACAGCTGCCACTGGGACCTGCTGCTCCGAGGTGGATGGAGGGTGGGAATCCAAAAGGCTTTAGAGTTCTAAACAACAAGGACCCGGTGAGCAGGTGGGTTTGAAGCATTTGGGTCAGCGGGTAGAAGGCAGCTTTACCACCTTCACGTCTTTTTATTTACTagccatttagctgacgctttcatccaaagcgacttacattgcatcataGCACAtgccttacattttgcctgaggagcaattaggggttgggtgtcttgctcagggacacttcgacgtggcacatggggcagccgggattcaaaccaggTGAAGGCTCCATCgcctccacacgtctcctcgtGGACCATTGGATCAAAAGCCACGAGACGAGCAATCATTCAAAGAGGTCGACTGTAATTCCAAATCCGGAGCTCCTTTGTGGAGGATCTGCTGTGATCCCGGTCCCAAATAAACCCTCTGAGAGGATCAAAACGGACCCTTTGCCAGCGGATTCATGGGAAGACGCTCGGTCTGACAAGGCTTTACCGTATAGTCTGAAGTTTCAGATTGTGTGCATAACGTGGACCACTGGTGCTCCGCTGGAGGTCCCAGCAGCCTCCTGATGAGCAGCTGACCTCAGCGGAGAGGGAGGCAGGAGGTGAGATGGGTCCAGTGCTGCCGTGGAGGAATTCATCACTACTGGATTGACTTGCTGCTTGATTAGATGCCATCAAGTCTCATGTGATGTGACATTATTTCATGTGATATAATGagacaaaaccaaaataaacgGGGCTCCTGATTGTGTTCACAGGCCCCGGTCCTCTTCATCGTCGACAGGCAAGCAGAGTTTTTGGGGGACGACTAAACACTTCCAACCATTCCCTGTCTTTCTGGAGCGTGGTTGTGGAGCCCGAGGAACTGGTGCCCTCAATTTCCATCCAATTAAATCACAATTTGAAGAAATGAAAACGTTGGATTGATGAGTGCGTTTGCTTCACTGTTGCAGACCTGATCATTTTAGAAGTGGATCTTGAGAATTGAGCCGAGAGaaagaatctcctcctcctcctcctcctcctccttctcctcctccgtgggTAACGACAGGGAATGCCCCGTTTAGGTCACGCCAGCTATACGCTTAGAATCACCGTTTCATCTGAAAACAAgactttttcccttttaaaatggCCGACAGCACCAGAGTCAAAGATGTTTTTGCACTAAGCAGCATCCAGAAGTCAACCGAAGGGACAGAAGAGGCAGCCGACAGATGTACAACAGCTGtttccagagaaaaaaaaaaatggcctaAAAAGGCACGGCATCCAGCTTTGAATAAGGCTCTTTATAGAAGAAACACAATGATCTAATGCTCCACTGGAGTTAATTAGGTGTGACGATGgttagaagccccccccccccccaaggccaAGTAAACGAACATTTTGAGACTCCGAGGAGGCagaatgtgtgttgttgttaatCCTGGTCCCGGGGATCCACCTGCAGTGACGACGCGTCCGTTATGGACGGCTACGATAAAGCTGATTAAAGCAGCTGTGATGTAATCGCTCCCATCGGGGAAAGAGTGATATGGGATTATTGCCCAGGGAGAAACCAACCACAACCACAACATGCAATGATCCACTCCATgataagagtgtgtgtgtgtgtgtgtgtgtgtgttcagattcAAGGCGTCTCGGTGGACGGGCCGTCGTCTTTTGGACTTTCTGAAAACGTAGGACGGTTTTCATCCGACGAGAACATGAAAGATGccaatttccaaaataaaatgaagccaAAAAAAGAACGC
Proteins encoded in this window:
- the lrfn2b gene encoding leucine-rich repeat and fibronectin type-III domain-containing protein 2 yields the protein MEHILCCLLVLGATVMTTCACPKYCVCQNLSESLGTLCPAKGLLFVPLDIDRSTVELRLGGNYILRVTQQDFANMTDLVDLTLSRNTISYIQPFSFGDLETLRSLHLDNNRLTELGPDDLRGLVNLQHLIVNNNQLGRIHDKALEDLAPSLEDVDLSYNNLVSLPWHSVRQMINLHQLSLDHNLLDFIPEGTFADLDRLARLDLTSNRLQKLPPDPIFARAQDSMTLTTPYAPQLSLSLGGNPLHCNCEMLWLRRLERDDDLETCASPPALKGRYFWNVKEEEFVCQPPLITQHTHRTLVLEGQTAGLRCEAIGDPPPTIHWISPEDRLLGNSSRTAVYGNGTLSITITTSKDYGTFTCIAANVAGESTASVEVSIVQLPHLSNGTGQPAPPKSRLSDITGSSRISKGGGGGGGPPERSVSVSEVTAVSALVKWTVSKSSPKVKMYQLQYNCSDDEVLIYRMIPASSKAFLVTNLVSGTRYDLCVLAAWDDTATTLTATNVVGCTHFVTQDDYPQCRSLPSQLLGGTMILVVGGVIVATLLVFIVILVLRYKAADAEPPAGKLTSVIDTHSQTNGGRVGQNGLLMPPAEPKAKVAPRDEVVEFKCGSLQSSLTSSSSSSGSVAGGQYSPNSTLANIWRSANPKPRSNLDHLLGALSQLELRGSQGRDPGGGGGGGGGAATSGKKGRADREPLLGRTLDSRLSRLLMLPLDPKPKRSQSFDMGDVTGAGATAAARLSGKSRRIGGIWTRRSLSVNGMLLQCDEEGDTGGSKGTIDSADWVMESTV